Below is a genomic region from Rana temporaria chromosome 3, aRanTem1.1, whole genome shotgun sequence.
ccattcttctctgcaaaatagctcaagatcTGTCATATtgtatggagagtgtctgtgaacagcaattttcaagtcttgccacagattctcaattggatttaggtctggactttgactgggccattctaacacatgaatatgctttgatctaaaccattccattgtagctctggctgtatgtttagggtcgttgtcctgctggaaggtgaacctctgccccagtctcaagtcttttgcagactctaaggccccatacacacgaccggatctatccgctgggattgatccactgatcagttccagcagacagatctggtcgtgtgtacggcctagcggacaaatctcggcggataaaaatccagccgacggattatcCGTGGATAAcatttttgtagcatgctacaaaatctatccgctggaatccagtccagcggattgatccggtggtctgtacagactcaccggatcaatccgtccgctcccctccctcgcatgcgtcgtaatgattcgacgcatgcgtggaagtacttaccttccagcgtcgcgcacgtcaccgcgtcatcgtcgcggcgaaggcgtgacacgtcaccgcggatgaattccgcgtggattttgatccgatggtgtgtacaagccatcggatccaaatccggaggaggaatctccgctggaaacggaccggcggaccgtttccagcggagatcccctcgtgtgtacggggcctaaaggttttcatctaagattgccctgtatttggctccatccatcttcccatcaactctgaccagcttccctgtccctgttgaagaaaagcatccccacaacatgatgctgccaccaccatgtttcacggtggggatggtgtgttcagggtgatgggcagtgttagttttccaccacacatagcgtttcgcttttaggccacaaagttgaattttggtctcatgtgaccagagcaccttcttccacatgtttgctgtgtcccccacatgggttCTTGCAAACTACAAACTGAATTTCTTATGGCATTCTTTTTCAACAATGGATTTCGTctttccactcttccataaagaccaaatttgtggaatgcacaaaaaaatagttgtcctgtgtacagattctcccacctgagctgtggatctctgtagctcctctggagttaccatgggcctcttggctgtatctctgattaatgctctccttgctcagtctgtcagtttaggtggtcgGCCAttacttggtaggtttgcagttgtgtcatattCTTTCCATTATCAGATGAGTGAACGGTaatccgtgagatgttcaaagcttgggatttttgctataacctaaccctgctttaaacatctacacaactttatccctgacctgtctggtgtgtttcttggccttcatgatgctttttGTTCACTAAAAAACCTATGAGGgcgtcacagaacagctgtatttatactgagattaaatcatacacaggtggactctatttgctaattaggtgacttctgaaggaaattggttccactagattttagataggggtatcagagtaaagggggctgaatacaaatgcaccccacacttttcagatatgaaAACCattattatgtgccactttgtgttggtccatcacataaaatcccaataaaatacaattacgtttttggttgtaacatgacaaaatgtggaaaatatcaagggggtatgaatacttttcaaggtactgtagttGAAAACCTCTAATGATTGCTGAAGATAAACCAGTGTTTAACCAATAGTCGACCAGCTCAcgtagatatactgcggcaggtcatcTCTCCTGCGTGaaccaacgtacctgtacgtcggttGGTGCCAGGAGGATATCCGCCACGCGCTGCGGGAGTGTGTCCGCaggtcctgcggactcgatgcCTGTCGGTGACCCGCAATCgcggtgaggagaggcagaacgggaactgcctatgtaaacaagggtgATTCCCCATTCTGCCAGATGACAGAgacctactgttcccagtgatcgggaacagtgatctctgttatgttccagtaagcccatcccccctacacacctagggaacacacttaaccccttgatcgcccctagtgttaaccccttccctgccagtgtaatttttgcattgatcagtgcatttttagagcactgatcaatgtaataatgtcactggtcccaaaagacAGTCAGAGCACACGTGCGGACGTGTGTTGCAGCAGCTCCTGTCAGCTGTCCCAGAGCGGTCTCAGAGCCgaatcccggtgctcccctctccCCCGCTTCGGCACTCCGTTACTCACCTCCCCAGCCGCTCCATCCAGACCCCGGGATCCAGCCCCCCCCGGGACCACCTGGCCCGCCGACCAGCCCCCTCCAGCTGAGTCCGGCGTTTTTTTTCACCCGCcgcggagcccccccccccggaccacCGAGGCGACATCCGCCGCACTCAGTCCGCGGGACcccgccagacccccccccccccgctccactCACCAGTTCATCCGCCGCCGCAGCCGCCGCCTGCCGCCTGTGGTCTCCCAGGTGTCCTCGGGCACTTCCCCTAAGCGGGCTGAGCAGCAGGAAAGAGCGCGGCTGCGGCCCAGCCCCAGCCACCGGCTTTGCTTCCCCTGTTTCCTCCTCCTCTACATCGCCTCCAGCCAGACAGGCCCACGAAGTGCATCTCGGCCAGGAGAACCAGGACAGACCGTGGCTCGGGCCTAGCTGTggttccggcggccatcttggtacacccagctgaGGCAAAAGGACTCCTCACCACCCACCCTAAGCCGACCTGCCTGGGAACGCTCAGGCCACACAGACACTGATCAACACCCAGGGGACCACAGACAAGAGACATCTGGACAGTAGCATAATCACAACCCGGTAAGTAAGGGCCATCTCGGCTCCCCCTCCTTTCTCCCACCCCATTCTGCACGTTCTTTTCCTAGCTCACCCTACACCTCCCAGGTAAGTCTAACCGGGGTCCACACTAGcagcttgatccagggtttccgaTCGCCactggggtcaggaaggaattttttcccttgctGCAGCAATTGGCCGCTAGGctagggtttttcgccttcctctggatcaactgagggGGGCGGTTAGGCCGGGTCACCatcttttttgcagcatttttaccGATCCTCGTCACTGAGCGAATACCAACTGAACCTTCCGggaacagcaccccccccccccccccgaggaccaTCCCCATCATCGTTGGATCAACAGGATTACAGTACCAGCATTTCGCCATCAATTTATCCCCCACCATGATCATCATCAAGTACGCAGCGGACACCCTCCGCAACTTAAGGAAGTTGGCCGCTACGCTTCCAGCCACCACTGAAAAAACACTACAGAAAGAACGACTACTAAGAATCCACCGCCAACCAAACCCAAAAAAAGAGAAGCCACCGCAGCGACTTCAACACTTAGaatgcgccctgatcaacacaagatctgcaGTCAAACACAGAAAGGAAATCCATGACTTCATCGTCCAACACAAtacagactgcctctttatcacagaaagttggCTAACACCCGACTGTAACCCCATCTTAGCAGAATTGGTGCCCGAAAATTATCGCATCCTAACCGAACATAgaacaggacaaagaggaggaggccttgcagtGATATACAAATCCCACCTCGCTCTCACCAAACCTACTCTACAGAActctctgccctttatggaaacgCTGACCCTGCAGCTTCAAACTACACCAGAAGAAACCGTCCATatactactatgctacagacCACCTGGACCAAAAACGCATCTCCTCTCACCCTTCTCCGAATTCCTTTCGACGCACACTCTGAAAACCAAAAACCTGTTgctacttggggatttcaacctctgggctaactcaacTCAGGATCCCATCGCTACAGCCTGCATCGACCAACTGGAAGAAcggggtctgcagcaactgataaagacTTCAACACATACATCAGGTCACACTTTGGATCTCATCTTCATACAAAACGTGAATGTCAACACTATGGACAATAGACCTTTACCATGGACGGACCACCACGCCATCAAATTCATATTAACCACCGATACCGTCCTTCAAAAACCCAAACTCCCAACAACTATACACTGGGCAAGATCAAAGAAGAAATTACACTCTGAGCTCTTCAAAATCACACTAGCAACTAAAATAGACGTACCAAATCCGAACCACTCAACGGAGCAAACTCTCAACGCTTTAAACAAAGCACTACTACAAACAGCAGATACAGTcgctccaaaacgcagagctcTCAACCGAAAAAATAACTCAGGCTGGTTTAATGACTTTCTCACTCTACTGAAACAGgaacgcagaagagctgaaggagcctggaggaggaacccatcaaaagaaaacctcacaaagtacaaaaccctcaccaaaaattaccacaaagcaatctttaaagccaaaaaagaccATTTCGCAAACACCATCTCCAAAGCCATAAACCAtccacgggaactttttaaactagtctctaaggctatgaacccctcctgtttggagccccctgcaagtgagacacAAGAATTCTGCAACGAACTATCAGACTTTTTTATCGACAAAATTGAAAAGATTCGGGcaacagttcaacagaaaaaaaacataaaccccactcagatacagcaagaagaagaaatcaacaaAACTTCGATGAATTTCGAGCTGAtcccaattaccatcgacaccacaaaaaacatcatcagaagcctccgagacaacacatccccaaacgacatcatcccgacaaaactcttgaaagaatgcacggacatcttggcacccaccataacgcacatcataaaccaatcattcagggaAGGGATGGTTCCGGACAACCtcaaacaaggcataataaaacctctCTTAAAGAAGCCCAACCTCGATCCGAAAGACCCTAAccagcgcagaccggtaacaagcctgaacacgatctccaagatcatggagaaagcagtagtgcaacagctccagccccacctggacgaccacaaactcctagatcctctacaatcaggttttcgcccaggccacggcacagaaacggctcttctcaagatatgggatgacgcccttgaagcagcagatgacggagaatcctgtctcctagtgctgctggatcttagtgcagccttcgacacagtagatcacaacatattgctcacgcgactcaaagaagtagcaggagtctctgacgcagccctaccgtggttcgcatctttcctggAAAATCgtactcagaccgtgaaacttggagatttcacatcagaaacacggaccatcacatgcggagtcccgcaaggatcacccctctcacctctactcttcaacatctacatccgcccgctcctcaaaatcatcagcaaacaggacctgcgttaccactcctatgcggacgacacgcagctttaccttcgaatcaccaacaaaaaagaccaatttcttgaacttggaaagtgcctcacactgatcgacaattggatgaccgaaagctccctcaaacttaacggatcgaaaacagaactactcatccttcacgcaaataaaaaatccattgctaggaccacatggacaccacccaccatcctcggacaaaccatcgcaccaagcaaaaaaatcaaaagtctcggagtcatcttcgactcagacatgacaatggatgcacaaataggatcagtcgtcagcagctctcatcatctgctccgcatgctacgtagactcatcccctttatcccgaaagaagacacggcagtagttgtcggaacaatcatcaactcacgactcgactacgcaaactccctctacttagggctaccaaaataccagatggcgcgtctacaagtcgtccagaacacggcagccagactggtaacaggtaaaaagccgtgggaatcagtcgccccagtcttgaggtccctccactggctgtccgtacaggaccgggtgacattcaagacgctctgcctcacccacaaatgttcacagggaaaagctcctcaatacttatgcgagaaaataaaaccgtacgtcaccaagcgcatgcttcggtcaaccaaccaaaaccttctccaaattcctaaatcccgctacaaatcgaaaggagaacgaagattctcggtccaaggaccacggctctggaatgctctacccacgaccatccgcttggaagaaaaccatcgggcagtcaggaaaaagctaaagacccacctcttctgaaagatctgtactactctggatgacaagcgccttgaggcgattaagttcgcatttgctgcgctatacaagttactcactcactcactcactcaaaaagtgtcatttggggtcagatttttttccctgcaatgtcgcagtcccactaaaaatcacagatcgccactatCACCagtaaacacaataaaaaaaatagaagtccCTTGATCTATTccgtagtttgtagacacaattagccagattcacgtaggcagGTGTAAcgctaggcaggcgtagcgtatggcatatacgctacgccgccgtaagttagagaggcaagtgctgtattcacaaagcacttgcctcctaagttacggcggcgtagcgtaaatggggcctgcatgcgccgtccgtgtacatatcccagtgtgcatttctccaaagtacgccgcaaggacgtattggttttgacgtgaacgtaaactacgtccagccccattcacggacgacttacgcaaacgatgtaaaaaatttcaaatttcgatgcgggaacgacggcaatacttaacattgactaggccagctatttgttagactaactttatgccgggaatcgccttacgtaaatggcgtatctttactgcgacgggtgcacgtatctagtcatttacatattttacgccaaactcaatggaagcgccacctagcggccagcggaaaaattgcaccctaagatacgacggcgtaggagacttacgccgctcgtatcttagcctaatttaagcgtatctggtttccagaatacgcttaaatttaggacggcgtagattcagagttacgtcggcgtatctactgatacgccgacgtaaagctaCCTGctcacttgtcagttaaagcgactcagggCCAtattgccatattgcaaaaaatggcatggtcattaagggggcaaatccttccggggctgaagtggttaaggtgtctgCCAGCAGAAACATTCATGCTCTGACTTAAGTGTGAGTTTTTATGTAGAAAAAAAGAGTTTTAGGAGAGACAGACTGTTCTCAAAGGTCTGTGGCCACCATTCTTCTGTACACTCCTAAACACTTATCAGGTGTTAACTGAAACTAATAATCCACTTGTGGAATTAATGGATTATGGCAAATTTCCATCTTAACAGTAAATTAATCTTTGCTAATTCACGTTTATTGCTCGTGAATATGTGATTTACAGATACACTGATGAATGCTTATTCTTCAGCAGGTCTTCAATAAACCTAACAGGTAAAACAGTTAGACATTGGGCATTAACATAACAGTTAGGAAACATTAGCCAGACACTGGCAAAGACCGACCTGTGTCTTACGATGTACAGTCTATTCATATGAATAGGCATTAGGTGTGAAAGGCCAAAGGTGTTTATACGTTTCCGCACTATATAAAGTCTGTTGGCAATTTTCAGATCAGATCTACTCTTCTACAAGCAAAAGTCCACTGCAGACATGGTTCTACTTGGCAGCATCTGCCTTGCACTTATCTCCTTAATTTTTGCTAACCCTTTGGATAGGCATACAGATGAACAGGATTTATCAAATTGGAAGAGGCACCCACACAAAATGGATTACCCGGTCTATATGATGCAGCTTTACCAGTCACTCATCATGGGAAATAGGACTGATTTTCCTGGCATGGAACATCCTGTCCTGCAGGAATCTGACATGGTTCTGAGCCTCACTGCCAAGAGTAAGTCATTCTTTTTACTGTGCAAAACCTTGTCTACTCTTGTGACTTTTAATGTTATGTATGCACGGGTAAGGGCTGTCTCTTTGCATGTTTAACAATTTTAACTACCTTAACTGGACACTTCATCTATATGGCTGTTCTTATATTCAGGTTAGGTCATAGTAAaaaaagcaaagcaaagcaaGACAATCCAACTTACATCTTAGGCCTCACCCAACCTTGCCTATTCCATCCCTATGTAAAGGTCatggctgaggcctcgtacacacggccgagtttctcagcaaaaaccagcaagaagcttgctgggttttttttttgcagaggaaaccggtcatgtgtacacttttcaacgaggaaaccgccgaggatctcgtcgggccaaaaagaaagcatgtcttctttttgctctacggcaatgggaaaatttggctcgctgagatcctcggcggcttcacaaggaactcgacgagcaaaactatgtgttttgctcgtcgagtttctcggccgtgtgtacgaggccttagaattttCATAAGCTACTTAACACATGGCTCTACATTGATGTACCCTTCCTCCATAATGTACTTATATTTGACATATATAGATGACTAGAAACAGCAATGAGACTCAGAATTGAGTTTAAATTTTCTAACTTTGAAattagagaaaattgagtactgtccgtgataaggtccaagcagtactaacgaactaactaactaactttgtattgaatttttatttccttccttttcttttttgcctTAGCTACCTCGCTAGTACTTTCACTGCACTTGTTTCCCTGACAAGTCCTTGACAACTCCCTTTCTATTCATCAGTTTGTTGGTTTAATACTTTTGTCCACACTTTAATTTCATTATCTATTTCTGATAGAACTTACAGggtctgatttactaaaaccggagagtgcaaaatcaggtgccgctgtgcatggtagccaatcagcttgttcaattaagctttgacaaaaaaacaggaagttgattggtttctatgcagcgctgcactaggttttgcacgctccagttttagtaaatcaaccccaatgtctcaaTATTCAACTGCATTCATTTAACTTTTATTCTATACTTTTTACTGTGCTGtttgttacttttatttttacaatctATGCTGGAGTCTaaaagatttcccttagatctatCAGTGGCTATGCAAAGATCTCTCTGTATAAGTGCTTTGGGATAACTTTTTTGTCTAAGtctctggtttctatgcagagctgcaccgattttgcactccagttttagtaaatcaacccacagGGTTATATACATGTACCCGAATTTACTGGAAGTTTGCCATATTTTCTCTATAATAAGCAAATCTCTATCTCTTTCTAGTGTATCAAGATTGTCCAGGATTACAAAATGTTTAACTATGACAAACTATGCATGTTGTCTATAGCCTGTACTCTGTATTGTAAACCTCTTAAATaaatattatagaaaaaaaagttgaCAGTCACATAGGATGTATGCTTGGCCTGAAAAATTCAGACTTTTGGTGATTCTGTTAACTGTGCAGATCACCTGGGAGGCTTCTGAAACACCCATTATTGATGTCATGCATGTGTAATGCACATCCTACATCTGAAGGAATAGTGGTAATTCGGGGAATCATTCCTCTATACACTGTCTCATGACTGCTGTCAAAATGTCTGATTTGTCAGATAATTACGTATAAATGGAAAATCCATTATATTTTTATCGGCCCTAGGTGTTTTCTGTCTCATAGCTATCTACTGCATGTAATAATTATgcttttgcatatttgcatatttCTTGATAAGATCCTCTATCTGTAAGGTTAAATTGCCTTGCATTTAGTACTTGCAAACAGTAAACTGCATATGTTATCCATCGAGAAGTGGAAATACTGTAATCAGGGAGTCTAAGTGcccttttttttgtgatttgtttATTTACACTACTCCTTCAGCGCACTGATGGATGGCTCGTAGGCAGACTTCACTATGTAGACGCTGGGTGCTAAGCACTCATTATGTCATTACTTTATGTGTATTCAGCTTCAGCCCTGTATTAAAAAAGCATGCAGTCGGCTCAATACACATCCTTACTTCTGACCATtgtctaaatgttttttgttgaGTCTGGGTGTATATAACATCCTACAAATGAGTGCAAGTAAGGTACAGCATAATCTAGAGAGTATGCTCAGCAAATGCTTAAACATTTGAGACTGCTGGGTTTACCACAATCTTTTAAGTACCAAGAACTTTATTTCAATTCAGCAATACAAAATGCCTATAAAATGCTGGGCCCAAGAACATGACATTACTAATTATTAATACATTTAGCCACTCACAAGGATAGCATTTATACAAATTTAGCATGCAATCTGTAGTGCAGTTATCTCACGCTTTTATACCATCAATCTGGGCACACCTGTGTAGACCTTTCCAGTCTGTTCTACTGTATCCTTGTTTGTCTTTTTGCTTTGTTTCCTATTTTCATTCAACTGAGTCTTGTGTGTTTTCTGAGGTTGTATATTTTCttaaaatgaatataaattaAATCAACTTAACATTTACTGGATGCTCTTTAGTCCTCGTTCACACcgggccgatttgacatgtcaggggcgatttgaatagacatctgtgcatgtctCTCAAATCGCCCCCAAAAGTCGAACTGAAATAtcggtttgaaatcgtgcaagttcagatgaactcacacaatttcaagcccgcattcagtgtgaacctaggctaaatcggatttcttattttttatattttctatcaATCCATGTTAGATTTTATTTAATGGACctctttttttatctttgtataTTTAACTGAATCAGATGGCAGCAACCTGCAGCAATCTTCCTCAGAGCCTTTCAGCTGAACTATTTCTTTCCCCTGGCCGTGTCTGAGCTGTCAATCCCCATAGACTTTTTTGGGACTGTCACATGTCTCCTGATGCAGAAGATGCTCAGGAACAGCCTCATAGAAGTCTCAGAGGATCAGCTACACAGGCACAGCCAGGAGAAATTAGATTTTGCCCAAAGGCTCTGAAGATTTCTTCAGGCTATAAACATCCAATTAAGGTAGGAACACATCTAGGACCTTAGGGGGGACTTTAGGTTGGGTTGGGGTAGGCAAAAATGAAACCTgtactttcttaaccacttaacccccggaccatattgctgcccaaagaccagagcactttttgcgattcgggactgcgccgctttaactgacaattgcgcggtcgtgcgacttggctcccaaacaaaattgccttcttttttttcccacaaatagcgctttcttttggtggtatttgatcacctctgcggttttaattttttgtgctataaacaaaaatagagcgacaattttgaaaaaaaataatattttttactttttgctataataaatatgccccaaaaatatataaaaaaacattttttttcctcagtttaggccgatacgtattcttctacatatttttcgttaaaaaaaattgcaataagcgttttttgattggtttgcgcaaaagttatagcgtttacaaaatagggggtatttttatggcatttttattaatatattttttttactagtaatggcggcgatcagcgattttttttcggtactgcgacattatggcggacacttcggacacttttgacacatttttgggaccattggcatttttatagcgatcagtgctataaaaatgcattggattactataaaaatgccactggcagtgaaggagttaacactagggggcagggaaggggttaagtatgcctgggtgtgttcttactgtgggggggggggtggcctcactaggggaaacactgatcctctgttcatacgttgtatgaacagaggatcagcatttctccccctgacaggaccgggagctgtgtgtttacacacacagctcccggtccccgctctgtaatgagcaatcgcgggtgcccggcggcgatcgagcccgccgggcacacgcacgggagtcgggggagagCGGGGGGCACGCTCGAAGAGCCAACGTAAtatgacgggctctcgcccaggagagccgacctgccgcgggagaatgacggcggctggtcggctagtagttaaagtaCAACTATCCTTAACCTCTTAACAGTATGTGATCCACCTGTCCTCAAAATAGTATTTATCTGCTAGTAATGCTACAAAAACCCTTCCCAACTGGTTTACAAGTTTCTATTTCATGTATAGAGAGACAGAATCAATCCACACTACTGTGGAATAAAAGAATGATCGCCATTGGATAAGAGATTTTACATCATGTGCCAATTCCCATACCCATTTGTCATTAATAATATTGCTCTTCTTCACTGGTATAATCAGCTTGTGTAGTCAGTGTTCTTCTATGatttatattttcaaaaatgATATAGCAAAAGAAATGAAGCTAAGACAGTTTGGGTAAAATTAAAATGCAAGAGGCACCAAGTCTGGTTTACACATCCTTTAGTATAGTTAAACTTTATCAGTTCAGCTATATTTCAGGGTATCAACTGTCAATGTAACATATTTTTGTGGTATCAAGTTTTCAAATAAAGTTGTATGCCATTTACCCATttacaaaaatattttcaaaactaTTTGAAACTGGTAAGATTTGCAGGTTTAGAACTCTAAACTCTTTCTTTCATTAATCCAGGTTGCAGTGAAGCAGGAAGCGTTTGGAAAATGTCGTTTGATATGTCTTCAATCTCCACCAACACCGAGCTCAAGCTGGTGGAACTCCGAGTTCGTCTTCCCTCTTTCAAAAAGGCAAGCAATATCACAGTGGAGATATACCATTCCAAGGACGGTCATGACAAACTCTTAATGGGGTCATTCACGTCTAACCCTTCAGCTGCAAAAGGTAACTCGTGGAAGATCTTTAACTTGACCAGAATAGTCCAGTACTCCACCCACCATGGAGAGCCAATCCTAAATCCTGATTACGTAGCAGCAGAGGACACGACAGAGCGACACACAGAATCCGGTAATGTTAGAGAGCCTAGTCATGGTCCACATCAAAATAAAGATCCCTTGCCTGCTGAGTACTTCTCTGCAGAAAAAGTGATGCTAGTTGTGTTTGCACGGGAAAAGACCTCTGACAACCAGTTTGGCTCTCCAAGCCTCATTAGGACTGTCCAGTCTTCAAAGTACATCATGAGAGAGAGGCCAACTGGTCTAAGGAGACATCGGAGAAACCACAATTCCAAAAACAGCATATTTGTCAATGAACTCCCAACAAGAACAGAATCTGGTGGACCGCTCTGCAGAAGGGTAGACATGTGGGTAGAGTTTGACAA
It encodes:
- the LOC120930912 gene encoding nodal homolog 2-A-like, which encodes MVLLGSICLALISLIFANPLDRHTDEQDLSNWKRHPHKMDYPVYMMQLYQSLIMGNRTDFPGMEHPVLQESDMVLSLTAKSCSEAGSVWKMSFDMSSISTNTELKLVELRVRLPSFKKASNITVEIYHSKDGHDKLLMGSFTSNPSAAKGNSWKIFNLTRIVQYSTHHGEPILNPDYVAAEDTTERHTESGNVREPSHGPHQNKDPLPAEYFSAEKVMLVVFAREKTSDNQFGSPSLIRTVQSSKYIMRERPTGLRRHRRNHNSKNSIFVNELPTRTESGGPLCRRVDMWVEFDKIEWGNRIIYPRRYNAYRCEGTCPIPLNETFKSTNHAFIKSLVKMFDSEKVECSSCVPVKMNAMSMLMYEDDKISLKHHEDMVVETCGCN